In Candidatus Manganitrophus noduliformans, the genomic stretch CCTCATGTCTCTGATGATGTTCCCTTTCTTATGGCAGTTTTTCTGGAATCGTCTAAGGGGTTATCAGCGGGAACGCCTTCTGACGTTCGTCGATCCGACCAACGATCCGACCGGAACCGGCTATCATATCATCCAGTCGAAGATTGCGATCGGGTCGGGGGGACTTTTTGGAAAGGGGCTCTTCGGCGGGACCCAGAGTCAATTGAAGTTTCTTCCGGAGAGCCACACCGACTTCATCTTCTCGGTTTTTTCCGAGGAGTGGGGCTTCGTTGGAATTTTCGTTTTTTTCATGCTCTTCTTCTTTTTGCTCCTTTGGGGGGTTGAGATCGCTTACAAGGCCAAAGATGTGCTCGGGTCGCTCCTGGCGGTCGGGATCATCGGTCTGATTTCGTTTTATTTCCTGGTAAACGTCGGGATGACGTTGGGGGTCATGCCGGTGGTCGGGGTTCCGCTCCCGCTGGTCAGTTACGGGGGAACCTCCATGGTCACCACCATGGGTTTGCTTGGGCTTCTTTTCAATGTTAAACTGAGACGATTTATGTTATTTTACTGATTCATGGGGAAACTCGGCGTTTCGTTCCCGGTTGGGACGATGCACGAGCAGACCCCCTACGCATTGAGGATTCTTATGTCAATTGAGATTGTGATCAATTCCACCCGCGAAGAGACGCGGGTCGCCCTTCTCGAAAATAAAATTGTCACCGAGCTCTATTTCGACCGGAAAAAAGACCGCGGCATCGTCGGCAACGTTTACAAGGGGAAGGTCGTCAAGGTCCTGCCGGGAATGCAGGCCGCCTTTGTCGATATCGCCACTGAGAAAGCCGCCTTCCTCTACGTCGCCGATGTCATGACCAACATGGACGATTACGGCCATATGATGGAAGAGGCCGAGGAGGTCGAAGAAGAGCCGCTGGAGTTCGAAGAGACATCCGAAGCGACGCAGGTCCCGGTCATGACGCGGCCGAAGAAGGGCTCTTCCCAGACGATTGAAGATCTCCTCCAGGAGGGGCAGGAGGTGGTGGTCCAGGTCTCCAAGGAACCGATCGGGACGAAGGGTCCGCGGGTGACCACCTACATTTCCCTTCCCGGACGCTACCTCGTCTACATGCCGACGGTCAACCATGTCGGGGTTTCCCGCCGGATCGGCCGAGAGGACGAGCGCCATCGTCTGAAAGACATGATTCTCCGGCTGAGAAAACCGGGGGCCGGATACATCGTTCGAACCGTGAGCGACGGCATCACCGAAGAGGAGTTCAAACAGGATATCGAATTCCTGGAGGTGGTTTGGCAGAACATTCTCAAGAAGCGGGATAAATTGCCGGCGCCGGCGTTGCTTCATACCGACCTGGACCTGGTCTTCAGAACGGTTCGAGACCTCTTTACAAAAGATGTCGACAAGCTGACCATCGATTCCAAGCCCGAATATGAACGGATCAAAGAGTTCGTCGGCACCTATCTTCCGAGTTTTCTCCCCCGTGTGGAGCTCTGGGATAAGGATGAGCCGGTTTACGACGCCTACGGTCTTGAGATGGAAATCTCCAAGGCGAAGAACCGGCGGGTCTGGCTGAAATCGGGAGGATACATCGTCATCGATCATGCTGAAGCGCTGACGGTGATCGACGTCAACACCGGCCGATTCGTCGGGAAACGCGACCTGGAAGAGACGATTTTGAAGACCAACCTGGAGGCGGTGAAGGAGATCGCCTACCAGCTGCGTCTTCGGAACATCGGCGGGATCATCATTATCGATTTCATCGATATGGAAAAGGAGAAGAACCGCGAGAAGGTCTTCAATGCCCTCCACGACGCGGTCAGCACCGACAAGGCCCGAACCCATCTCTTGAAGATCTCCGAGCTCGGCCTGGTGCAAATGTCCCGTGAGCGGACCCGCGAGGACATCTTGCGGATCCTTTGCGAGCCCTGCCCGTATTGCGAGGGGAGAGGCTATACCAAGTCTCCCACCACCATCTGTTACGAGATCTTCCGTGAGATCCGCCGGATCGGCTCCTCCCCCCGGGACAAAAAGATCATCATCGGGGTGCACCCGACCGTCGCCAATCTGCTCTACGATGAAGAGCGGCATGGAGTGGAGGAGTTGGAGCGGGAGTATCATAAGAAAATCATCATCAAGGCCGACTCCAATCTCCATATCGAACAGTATGATATTGTGACCCTCTGATTCCTACGTGACTCATAACCAAAAGGGTGGGATGCCTTCGCGTTCCCACCCTTTTTATCTCCTCGTCATAAGGATTTACCCTGCCGGTTTCGATACTTGCCTGCATATTTCGGGATCCTGTTTGCACACTTTCCTCATCGTTCTTCGAATCTCTTTTTTAAATCCTGCTAAATCAGGCGAATAAAGAGACGGTCCTCTTATTGCAATTTTTGTCTCCCACCGAAGCGCCGAAACGGCCTCGGGTTATTGGGGGCCTTCCTATTGATTCAAAAGATGCAATTCCAGCCACTGCTGTTGTTCGTTCTCCTGCTCCTTGCCGCGTGCGGCAGCGGAGGAGGGGGGGAGATTGGGGCTCCGACCGTTTCAGAAACGACTCCTCCGAACCAGGCGACGAATGTCGGGGTTGATTCTCATATCACCGCCAAGTTTTCTTCATCGATCGATCCGGTTACGGTGAATGACAAGACCTTCATCGTGATCGATATGACCGGAACAGTCGACTATCGCGATAAAACAGCAATTTTTACCCCTTCCTCCCCCTTCGAGAGAGGAAGGCGGTACAACGCGATCCTTACCACCGGGATCAAAGACCTCGACGGCATTCCCCTTCCATCCAACTTCACCTGGGCCTTTGAAACGGAGGGTGGTCTCGATACAACCCCTCCTTCGATCGAGGCGACCGTTCCAAGGGACCAAGCGACCGGGGTATCCTCCACCTCTTCGATTCGGATCGTCTTCTCGGAGTCGATCGATTCCGCCAGCATTCATGAAGGGACTTTTTTCGTGAATGGAGGGGTCACGGGGACCTATCGTTATGACGAGCCGAATCGAACGGCGATATTAACCCCTTCACGACCGCTTTCTTCCTCGACCGTGATCACGGTCACTGTGACAAGAGGTGTGACCGATCTGGCTGGAAATCCATTGGAGAGCGACTTTACCTGGTCTTTTACGACCGCCTCCGGCTCCGACCGGACCCCTCCCAGCATTGTTACGAAAACCCCCGGCGAGAACGCCCAGAACGTTTCGGTCAACAGCAACATCTCGGCGACTTTCGATGAGGATATCGATCCGGCGTCGCTCCAGTCTCATTTTATTTTGACGGGACCCTCCGGAGAGGAGATTCCGGTCCGCCTTTCGTATAATGTCGGATCGAACACGGCGACCCTTGATCCGGAGGCCGATCTGGCGTTCGACACGAGGTATCAGGTCTTTGTAGGGAGAGGGGTCAGAGATTTGAGCGGCAATGCCGCCTCTTCGGATGTCAGCTGGTTTTTCACCACCGGCCGGGCCCCTGATATTACTCTTCCCGTGTTGACCGAACAGCAACCGGGAGGAGACGGCGTGCCGGTCAGAAGCTTGATTACGGTCACTTTCAGTGAACCGATCAAACCTGAAACATTGAACGGAAACTTTATCGTCAGCAGCAATCAAGGGAGCCTCCCAGGCCAAATCAACTACGATGCCCGCTCCCTCCTGGCGATCTTCAACCCCTCCGGGCCGAGGCTGGAGTATGACACCACTTATACCGTTCTTCTCACGCAGGGAATTGAAGATCTCGCCGGGAACCGGCTCGCGCAGGTCAGCTGGACATTCACCACAATCGATCCTCCGCGGGTGACCGGGATGTCTCCCGCCGGGCAGGGGGTCTCGACCAATCCCCCCCCCGTTATTCAGGCGGTTTTTTCTCGCGAGATGAATCAGAGCAGCATCACTCAGAGCAGCTTTCAGGTTGTCCGTGTCGACCCGTTCACCCAACAGGGGGTCACCGTTCCCGGGTTGATTTCCTATGCCAATGCGATTGCGACCTTTACCCCGAGCGTTCCTCTTTCGGACAACACCCTTTACCGGGTGACCGTCACGACGGGGGTCGAGGATGCCGACGAAAACCCGCTCCCGGCCGAAGTAACCTGGACCTTTCAAACGGCGGCCCCGCCCGATCCGGCGCCGCGGGTCGCTTCGACGGCGCCGGCCGATGGAACCGTCGACGTCTCGGTGAATATTTCGAGTCTCTCCGCTCAATTTATGCGGCCGATCGATCCTTCGAGCCTTCTGGGTCAATTTGAAGTCCGGGAGACGAACGGGGTCTGCTGTCTGCCGAGGAGAATAGAATATGACGCCGGCCGGCAACGGGCGATGTTGGTCTTCACCGGAGGACCGCTGGCATACAATACCTCCTATACGGCGGTGCTCGGGGCGGGGATTCGATCCACCTCCGGGACGCCGATGGGGAGTGACTTTGTCTGGACCTTTACCACCGAGGCGGCCCCTGATACTACACCCCCTTCGGTGACGGGGGGAGATCCCCCCGACGGCGCTCGCGACGTTCCGGCGACCGATCTCTCCGGGCAGCCGTTTCAGATTCGCGTCGATTTCAGCGAGCCGATCCTCTCTTCTACGGTGACCGCCGCAACGTTTGTCGTGAGGAGAGTCGAGTCGGAGTTCGATAAACCGGAAATCTCCGGCACCCGTCGAACGGAATCATCCTCTCTCTTTTTCGTCCCTTCCTTTCCTTACGATCCCGGAAAGACGTATGAGGTGATCCTGACCACCGGGATCACCGATTTGGCCGGAAACCCCCTTCCATCCGATGTTGTTCGGTCGCTCACGACGGCGCCGTAAAAGTTTCCAGGTCCTGGGAGGGGCGCCGTTTTCCTTCCTAAAGACGCTTGCTTCCTATGCTCCTGAGTCGTTGACTTTGATCGCCTTTCATGAAGGCCGTCTCCTCCATGATCCCCCTTCGGCTTGACAGTCCCCCGATCTTCTGTATAATGAACCCCCATTTCCGGCGAGGGGGGATGGAACGCTATCGATCTTGGTTGGCCTTGAAGCGGGTGACCGGTGTTGGGAACGTCCTCTATCGGCGGCTGCTCGACAGATTCAAGACGCCCGACGCAGTCTTCGCCGCAGGTGAAGAGGCGCTTCAGACGGTGGCCGGGGTTTCCCTCGACCTTGCAAAGGCGATCTGCAGCTTTGCCGCGTTCGATCAGGTGGACCGTGAGATTGAGAAGCTCGATGCGTTGGGGGTGACGCTCCTCTCCCTTCAAGATCCCGATTATCCGCCGCTGCTTGCGGCGATCTATGATCCTCCCCCGTTTCTCTATGTGAAAGGAGACCCTCAAACCGCCAATCCCTATCCGGTGGCGGTGGTCGGGAGCCGGCGGGCGAGTCACTATGGGAAGACCGTGGCTGAACGGCTCAGCCGGGAGTTGGCGGAGCAGGGGGTGACGATCGTCAGCGGTTTTGCGAGAGGGATCGACGCGTTGGCCCATCACGCGGCGCTGGCGGCGGGGGCGAGAACGATCGCGGTCCTCGGCACGGGAATCGATCGGATCTATCCCCCCGAGCACCGTCGCCTCTATAAGGAAATATCGGAGCAGGGACTCATCCTTTCCGAATTCCCGCTGGGGGCCTTGCCGGAGGCGCACCACTTCCCTCAGCGAAACCGGGTGATCAGCGGG encodes the following:
- a CDS encoding Ig-like domain-containing protein, whose product is MQFQPLLLFVLLLLAACGSGGGGEIGAPTVSETTPPNQATNVGVDSHITAKFSSSIDPVTVNDKTFIVIDMTGTVDYRDKTAIFTPSSPFERGRRYNAILTTGIKDLDGIPLPSNFTWAFETEGGLDTTPPSIEATVPRDQATGVSSTSSIRIVFSESIDSASIHEGTFFVNGGVTGTYRYDEPNRTAILTPSRPLSSSTVITVTVTRGVTDLAGNPLESDFTWSFTTASGSDRTPPSIVTKTPGENAQNVSVNSNISATFDEDIDPASLQSHFILTGPSGEEIPVRLSYNVGSNTATLDPEADLAFDTRYQVFVGRGVRDLSGNAASSDVSWFFTTGRAPDITLPVLTEQQPGGDGVPVRSLITVTFSEPIKPETLNGNFIVSSNQGSLPGQINYDARSLLAIFNPSGPRLEYDTTYTVLLTQGIEDLAGNRLAQVSWTFTTIDPPRVTGMSPAGQGVSTNPPPVIQAVFSREMNQSSITQSSFQVVRVDPFTQQGVTVPGLISYANAIATFTPSVPLSDNTLYRVTVTTGVEDADENPLPAEVTWTFQTAAPPDPAPRVASTAPADGTVDVSVNISSLSAQFMRPIDPSSLLGQFEVRETNGVCCLPRRIEYDAGRQRAMLVFTGGPLAYNTSYTAVLGAGIRSTSGTPMGSDFVWTFTTEAAPDTTPPSVTGGDPPDGARDVPATDLSGQPFQIRVDFSEPILSSTVTAATFVVRRVESEFDKPEISGTRRTESSSLFFVPSFPYDPGKTYEVILTTGITDLAGNPLPSDVVRSLTTAP
- a CDS encoding Rne/Rng family ribonuclease gives rise to the protein MSIEIVINSTREETRVALLENKIVTELYFDRKKDRGIVGNVYKGKVVKVLPGMQAAFVDIATEKAAFLYVADVMTNMDDYGHMMEEAEEVEEEPLEFEETSEATQVPVMTRPKKGSSQTIEDLLQEGQEVVVQVSKEPIGTKGPRVTTYISLPGRYLVYMPTVNHVGVSRRIGREDERHRLKDMILRLRKPGAGYIVRTVSDGITEEEFKQDIEFLEVVWQNILKKRDKLPAPALLHTDLDLVFRTVRDLFTKDVDKLTIDSKPEYERIKEFVGTYLPSFLPRVELWDKDEPVYDAYGLEMEISKAKNRRVWLKSGGYIVIDHAEALTVIDVNTGRFVGKRDLEETILKTNLEAVKEIAYQLRLRNIGGIIIIDFIDMEKEKNREKVFNALHDAVSTDKARTHLLKISELGLVQMSRERTREDILRILCEPCPYCEGRGYTKSPTTICYEIFREIRRIGSSPRDKKIIIGVHPTVANLLYDEERHGVEELEREYHKKIIIKADSNLHIEQYDIVTL
- the dprA gene encoding DNA-processing protein DprA — protein: MERYRSWLALKRVTGVGNVLYRRLLDRFKTPDAVFAAGEEALQTVAGVSLDLAKAICSFAAFDQVDREIEKLDALGVTLLSLQDPDYPPLLAAIYDPPPFLYVKGDPQTANPYPVAVVGSRRASHYGKTVAERLSRELAEQGVTIVSGFARGIDALAHHAALAAGARTIAVLGTGIDRIYPPEHRRLYKEISEQGLILSEFPLGALPEAHHFPQRNRVISGLSLGCLVVEATLESGSLITARCALDQGREVFAVPGSILSETTAGTHHLIRSGAKLVERVEDLLEEILPQVRKVPRESAFAPVLEGEEKKLYDLLGFEPKHIDQLIHESALSTAAVSGLLLALELRGIARQLTGKFYVRI